The genomic stretch CCAGAGTGGCGGCACACTGCCCGCCGCGACATGCATCGTTGAGCCAGTAACTGTGGTCATAGCCTTGCGACGCTTGCTGCTGCTCATCTTTAAGCAGATCCTGACCCAGGGTTTTCGCCTGCTGAAAATCAAACCCGCTGCCCTGCACCGGCGCTAATTGACCCAGCGGAATCGCGCTATCATCAATCGGCAGATACTCCGACGCCGCAATTGACAATCTATGCCCCAGCACATCGCAGCCGGACTCGGCACCCATCAGATTAAAGTAAGCATGGTTGGTGAGGTTGACCGGAGTTGGCTTATCGGTGGTCGCCTGATAGGTGATACTCACCTGGTTATCATCACCCAGCTCATAACGCACGGACGCGCTGACATGACCGGGAAATCCCTGTTCACCATCTTGCGATTCAATGGTAAAACAGGCGAAGTTGTCGCCCTGACTGTCCAGCGTCCAGCGACGATGACTCCAGCCCGGAGCGCCACCATGCAGACAGTTATCACCCTGACTGGCCACCACCTGAATCTCTTCGCCCTGATAGCAGTAGCGCGCATTAGCGATCCGGTTAGCGTAACGCCCGACCGATGCGCCCATAAACGCACCCTGCACTGCAAAGTCAGCCATGGTGTCTACACCGAGCAGCACTTCACGGCTTTCTTGCGCCAGCGGCAAGCGACAACTGAGCCAGGTCGCACCAACATCCATCAGCACAATGCTCATCCCATGACGATTGGTCAGCTCCACCAGCTGCGCCGGACGACCATCACCAAACGCCTGCTGCGTCATCGATTCAAACAACGAACTCTTCACCACATCCTCTCTTTTGGTTACGGAAGCGGCAAAACACCAAACGTGCAGGCTTCCTTTCCGGTCAATAACGCCAGTCTAGCAACTAACCCATTGAGTTGACTGTGAGTTAGCCCGCACTAGTGAAAACGTTTTCACTATCATGATACGACAAAACTATACCCAAACTAGACTTCATAGAAGCGGCACTACACATTACTGATATTCTCAATATTTAAATACAAATTGACCGCCAGGTTATCGACGTAGTCACAAAATCAATGTTTCGCTCAACATATTGTGGCAGCAGAACGACACTGTTCTAATCTTGATTAAGAAGTAGCTGATTTGGATTGGTGTCCGTATTGAACAAGATCTACGCCAAACTTACCTCTGATCCTCTATGGCAGAGCATAGCCCTCACATTATTGATTACCGTTTTTATGTTCGTGCAGAGCTGGCCACGTATCGTTACCTGGGATTTGGGTGATAATGACAACTATATGCGTCTGCATCAGATTCAGACCTTCATCGAATCCCCTTCCTGGTACCTGTATCCACTCAAAGATTTCAACCCTCAGGATGGACAAATAATTCATTGGTCAAGATTGCCGGATCTGCCTATCCTGCTCGTATACTATAGCGCTATCGCTTTCGTTGACCATGACACAGCTCTTCAGATAGCGATTTCTATCGTTCCATTAGTGTATTTGGTACTACTTGTTTTGGTTATGAATATTTTTATAAAGAAAACTTTTGGTCAGGAATACATAATACTAAGTACCATTTATACAATTTTCTCTATAGCTGCCACAAAATTTAAACCCGGATATATAGATCATCACAACATACAACTACTTCTATTTGCTTTTTTTCTATTACTTATCTACTACTTTAGAGAAAAATATAGTTTAATTTGTGGCCTATGTGTTTCAATTTCACTAGCCATTGGATTAGAGGCTTTACCTTTTTACATTCTAGTTCTTGCCATAACCGTACTAAAAGAATTAAATTCAAAAGAAAAAATAAGTTCAATTGGTAATATATCACTTTATATTTTCTTAAGTGGCGTTACGATTTTTGTGATATTCAATCCAATCAAGGATTTATTAAACCCTAAATATGATGTAATTTCTCTACAGTTATTAAGCTACTTCTTCTTTGTCGGTACAGGATTAAAAATAGCATCTAACAGTGAAAAAACCATCACTAAACTGTTGATTTTAATCATATCTTCTCTAATACCATTGCTATTGTTCCCGAAAGCGCTCATACCTCTTTATATCGGTTACCCTGAT from Vibrio ostreae encodes the following:
- the galM gene encoding galactose-1-epimerase, with the translated sequence MTQQAFGDGRPAQLVELTNRHGMSIVLMDVGATWLSCRLPLAQESREVLLGVDTMADFAVQGAFMGASVGRYANRIANARYCYQGEEIQVVASQGDNCLHGGAPGWSHRRWTLDSQGDNFACFTIESQDGEQGFPGHVSASVRYELGDDNQVSITYQATTDKPTPVNLTNHAYFNLMGAESGCDVLGHRLSIAASEYLPIDDSAIPLGQLAPVQGSGFDFQQAKTLGQDLLKDEQQQASQGYDHSYWLNDACRGGQCAATLVSDDEQVVMQVFTAKPALQLYSGNWLQGTPGRNGSEYRSYQGVALETQFLPDSPNHPEWAQQSCILLPEQEYKFTTVYQFQLA